A genomic region of Pseudomonas sp. KU43P contains the following coding sequences:
- a CDS encoding spore coat protein U domain-containing protein codes for MNRFVRALLPGLLLLPAGSAWALCSVVVTSPIALGTVNSTAIRTTVQNASTTNAGLQCTGSLLSLLTSTDHVYLTISSSTGGLVGPTGDVISYTLYADNSTNYPITRNVQFDLARNGIIDLLGLLGSSTPKTVPLYLRTQIGSNVAAGLYNETLTVAWSWNYCSGIGIGSICLGRDIGSGNQTINVSLTVSNDCQITTPNISFGSAPVVAGFGTVNQSVSLSCTKGSAYTVGLDDGLNVSGGRRRMKSSAGNYLAYDIFKSAGATRWGSVSTTRRASSDADVNPGAGTGTGSQVFNYNAKVYTDQATPPAATYTDTVILDVQF; via the coding sequence ATGAACAGGTTTGTGCGTGCGCTATTGCCCGGCCTTCTGCTGCTGCCGGCAGGTTCTGCCTGGGCGTTATGTTCCGTGGTAGTGACCAGCCCGATCGCGTTGGGTACCGTCAATTCCACTGCGATACGCACCACCGTACAAAACGCTTCCACCACTAATGCCGGGCTGCAATGCACCGGCTCGCTGCTGAGCCTGCTTACGTCCACCGACCATGTCTACCTCACCATCAGTTCCAGCACCGGCGGCCTGGTAGGGCCAACGGGCGATGTCATCAGTTACACCCTGTACGCCGACAACAGCACCAACTACCCGATCACCCGCAACGTTCAGTTCGACTTGGCACGCAATGGCATTATCGACCTGCTCGGCCTGCTGGGCAGCTCCACGCCCAAGACCGTGCCGCTATACCTGCGCACACAGATCGGCAGCAATGTGGCCGCGGGCTTGTACAATGAAACCCTGACAGTCGCCTGGAGCTGGAACTACTGTTCAGGGATTGGCATTGGCAGCATCTGCCTGGGGCGTGATATCGGCTCCGGCAATCAGACCATCAACGTCAGCCTGACGGTAAGCAACGACTGCCAGATCACCACGCCCAACATCAGTTTCGGCAGCGCGCCGGTGGTGGCCGGGTTCGGAACGGTGAACCAGAGCGTGAGCCTGTCGTGCACCAAGGGCAGCGCCTACACGGTGGGTTTGGATGACGGGCTGAATGTTTCGGGCGGGCGACGCAGGATGAAATCCAGCGCCGGCAATTACCTGGCTTACGACATCTTCAAGAGCGCCGGTGCTACTCGCTGGGGCTCTGTCAGCACGACACGCCGCGCCAGCAGCGATGCCGATGTGAACCCCGGGGCGGGGACGGGGACTGGCAGCCAGGTGTTCAATTACAACGCCAAAGTCTATACAGACCAGGCCACGCCACCGGCGGCGACCTATACCGATACCGTGATACTGGATGTGCAGTTCTGA
- a CDS encoding fimbria/pilus outer membrane usher protein, whose product MKWLSRATRSCLGLALLGPCLALADDLPPPPTEAAAIADATLYLDLLVNQMPRAELVPVQQRAGRLYLGSEVLRAAGVKLPGDPQGEVALDEVDGLHTDYDSANQRLLLQVPPAWLPDQQVGDRNLYPPSEARSSFGALFNYDLYLNDTDDGGTYLAAWNELRLFDSWGTFASTGQWRQSFNGAQSDDSRQGFLRYDTTWRFTDEQRLLTYEAGDFVTGALPWTSSVRVGGLQLSRDFAARPDLVTYPLPAFAGEAAVPTSLDLFINGYKSSTTELQPGPYTLTNVPFINGAGEAVVVTTDALGRQVSTTLPFYVTSSLLQKGLSDFSVAAGSLRRDYAIEDFSYGPGVASANLRHGISDFFTLESHVETAESLLLGGLGGNMRLGNFGVLNAALAQSQFDGEKGHQVALGYQYNSQRIGFSYQRLQRHGDYADLSRVDIPDMQLSQRSEQVTVSLNLDQYGSLGAGYFDVRAGDGTRTRLINLSWSKPLWGNSSVYLSANREVGDSQWAVQAQLVIPFDFNGTLAVGVERSKDGEDLQRVNYSRAVPVGTGVGYNLGYATGSDRDAYRQADVTWRLQSVQLQAGVYGSSDDMTRWADASGSLVWMDAGMFAANRIDDAFVVVSTDGYADVPVRYENQEIGRTDKSGHLLVPYSSGYYRGKYEIDPMDLPPDVLAPEVEQRVAVRRGSGYLLEFPLKRVLAASIELVDGSRQPLKLGSKVTHQESGGQAVVGWDGLVYLENLAPHNRLQVAIEGGGQCQVEFDLPQQEGSIPLIGPLECR is encoded by the coding sequence GTGAAATGGTTGTCGCGGGCGACCCGCAGCTGCCTCGGGCTGGCCTTGCTAGGCCCGTGCCTGGCGCTGGCCGACGACCTGCCGCCACCGCCCACGGAAGCTGCCGCTATCGCCGATGCCACGCTCTACCTCGACCTGCTGGTGAACCAGATGCCCAGGGCTGAGTTGGTGCCGGTGCAGCAACGGGCTGGGCGCCTGTACCTGGGCAGCGAGGTATTGCGTGCTGCCGGTGTCAAATTGCCCGGCGACCCGCAGGGCGAAGTCGCCCTGGATGAAGTCGACGGCCTGCACACCGACTACGACAGCGCGAATCAACGGCTGCTGCTGCAGGTGCCCCCGGCCTGGCTGCCGGACCAACAAGTCGGCGACCGCAACCTGTACCCGCCCAGCGAGGCGCGCAGCAGCTTCGGCGCCTTGTTCAACTACGACCTGTACCTCAATGACACCGATGACGGCGGCACCTACCTGGCTGCCTGGAACGAACTGCGCCTGTTCGACAGCTGGGGCACCTTTGCCAGCACCGGCCAGTGGCGTCAGTCGTTCAATGGTGCGCAAAGCGACGACAGCCGCCAGGGCTTCCTGCGCTACGACACCACCTGGCGCTTCACCGACGAACAGCGCCTGCTGACCTACGAGGCCGGTGATTTCGTCACCGGTGCCTTGCCCTGGACCAGCTCGGTGCGAGTGGGTGGCCTGCAGCTGTCCCGCGATTTCGCCGCCCGCCCGGACCTGGTCACCTATCCGCTGCCCGCGTTCGCTGGCGAGGCGGCGGTGCCGACGTCGCTGGACCTGTTCATCAATGGCTACAAGTCCAGCACCACCGAACTGCAACCTGGCCCCTACACCCTGACCAACGTGCCGTTCATCAACGGCGCCGGCGAAGCGGTGGTGGTGACTACCGATGCTCTTGGCCGCCAGGTGTCCACCACGTTGCCGTTCTACGTCACCAGCAGCCTGCTGCAAAAAGGCCTGTCGGACTTCTCGGTGGCCGCCGGCAGCTTGCGCCGTGACTACGCCATCGAGGACTTCAGCTATGGCCCTGGTGTCGCCTCGGCCAATCTGCGCCACGGCATCAGCGACTTCTTTACCCTGGAAAGCCATGTCGAAACGGCCGAATCGCTGCTGCTCGGCGGCCTGGGCGGCAACATGCGTCTGGGCAACTTCGGCGTGCTCAATGCGGCGCTGGCGCAGAGCCAGTTCGACGGCGAAAAGGGCCATCAAGTCGCCCTGGGCTACCAGTACAACAGCCAGCGCATCGGCTTCAGCTACCAGCGCCTGCAGCGCCACGGCGACTACGCCGACCTCAGCCGCGTCGATATCCCCGACATGCAGCTGAGCCAGCGCAGCGAGCAAGTCACCGTCAGCCTCAACCTCGACCAGTACGGCAGCCTCGGTGCAGGTTACTTCGACGTACGCGCCGGTGACGGCACGCGCACCCGGCTGATCAACCTGAGCTGGAGCAAGCCGCTGTGGGGCAACAGCAGCGTATACCTGTCGGCCAACCGCGAGGTCGGTGACAGCCAGTGGGCGGTGCAGGCGCAACTGGTGATCCCGTTCGACTTCAACGGCACGCTGGCCGTGGGCGTGGAACGTAGCAAGGACGGCGAAGACCTGCAGCGAGTCAACTACAGCCGCGCGGTGCCGGTGGGCACCGGCGTTGGCTACAACCTCGGCTATGCCACCGGCAGCGACCGCGATGCCTATCGCCAGGCCGACGTCACCTGGCGCCTGCAGTCGGTGCAACTGCAGGCCGGTGTGTACGGCAGCAGCGACGATATGACCCGTTGGGCCGATGCCAGCGGCTCGCTGGTCTGGATGGACGCCGGCATGTTTGCCGCCAACCGCATCGACGATGCCTTCGTGGTGGTCAGCACCGATGGCTATGCCGACGTGCCGGTGCGTTACGAGAACCAAGAGATCGGCCGCACTGACAAGAGCGGCCACCTGCTGGTGCCATACAGCAGCGGCTACTACCGCGGCAAATACGAGATTGACCCGATGGACCTGCCGCCCGATGTACTGGCCCCCGAGGTGGAGCAGCGCGTGGCCGTGCGCCGCGGCAGTGGCTACCTGCTGGAATTCCCGCTCAAGCGCGTGCTGGCGGCGAGCATCGAATTGGTGGATGGCAGCCGGCAGCCGCTGAAGCTGGGCAGCAAGGTGACCCACCAGGAAAGCGGCGGCCAGGCTGTGGTGGGTTGGGACGGCCTGGTGTACCTGGAAAACCTGGCGCCGCATAACCGTCTGCAGGTGGCGATCGAAGGGGGCGGGCAGTGCCAGGTCGAGTTCGATTTGCCGCAACAGGAGGGCTCGATTCCCTTGATCGGCCCGCTGGAGTGCCGATGA
- a CDS encoding molecular chaperone → MRAGAKWAQGVMGLLLLASLPAGAATSVLIWPIDPVLEADQKAGALWLENRGTAPASLQVRVFAWRQGDYQEQFQAQREIIGSPPVATIAPGQKQLIRLTRTGSSPAGQEQAYRIIIDEIPSPLPADTGNQGTTAAIRLQMRYSVPLFVYGEGLWGKPDPEGKRNADGVGKPQLSWRPVTVQGKPYVELRNTGPVHARLTDVVVQQGGQAKPLAEGLLGYVLPGASMRWPAPMASGVLKGRVNGQEVAEAIRQGQ, encoded by the coding sequence ATGCGGGCAGGCGCGAAGTGGGCGCAGGGAGTAATGGGATTGTTGCTGCTGGCAAGCCTGCCGGCGGGTGCGGCTACCTCGGTATTGATCTGGCCCATCGACCCGGTGCTGGAGGCTGATCAGAAGGCCGGCGCTCTGTGGCTGGAAAACCGTGGTACGGCGCCTGCAAGCCTGCAAGTGCGGGTGTTCGCATGGCGCCAAGGCGATTACCAGGAGCAGTTCCAGGCCCAGCGCGAGATCATCGGCAGCCCGCCGGTGGCCACCATCGCCCCAGGGCAGAAGCAGCTCATTCGCCTCACCCGCACCGGCAGTTCACCCGCCGGCCAGGAACAGGCCTACCGGATCATCATCGACGAAATCCCCTCACCTCTGCCGGCCGATACCGGCAACCAGGGCACCACCGCCGCCATCCGCCTGCAGATGCGCTACTCGGTGCCGCTGTTCGTGTATGGCGAAGGCTTATGGGGCAAGCCGGACCCAGAGGGCAAGCGCAACGCCGATGGCGTGGGCAAGCCGCAGCTGAGCTGGCGCCCGGTGACGGTGCAAGGCAAGCCCTATGTCGAACTGCGCAACACCGGCCCGGTCCATGCCCGGCTGACCGATGTGGTGGTGCAGCAGGGCGGCCAGGCCAAGCCCCTGGCCGAGGGTTTGCTCGGCTATGTGCTGCCCGGCGCCAGCATGCGCTGGCCGGCTCCCATGGCGTCGGGTGTGCTCAAGGGGAGGGTCAACGGCCAGGAGGTAGCCGAAGCGATCCGACAGGGGCAATGA
- a CDS encoding spore coat U domain-containing protein gives MNAWLGGCLTGLGLLLATPLDAATTSTFQVTAQIVAGCLVVGGVTNYGVLNYGSQSALSTGILSTSLGGSTVTFQCTPGVSLSMSLDGGQNSASGTRYLKRSGGTQVLAYQLYRDAAYSQVLGIGQSVVVSYSDPTAIKLPVYGRTQLTGTLPAGTYTDVVQVTVTW, from the coding sequence ATGAATGCCTGGCTGGGTGGGTGCCTGACGGGCCTCGGCCTGCTGTTGGCCACGCCGCTGGATGCCGCGACCACCAGCACCTTCCAGGTGACCGCGCAGATCGTCGCCGGCTGCCTGGTGGTCGGTGGGGTGACCAACTATGGCGTGCTCAACTACGGCTCCCAGTCGGCGCTTTCGACCGGGATTCTCAGCACCTCCCTGGGCGGCAGCACGGTGACCTTTCAATGCACGCCGGGGGTGAGCCTGAGCATGAGCCTGGACGGCGGCCAGAACAGCGCCAGCGGCACGCGTTACCTCAAGCGCAGCGGTGGCACACAGGTGCTGGCCTATCAGCTTTACCGCGATGCGGCCTACAGCCAGGTTCTGGGGATCGGCCAGAGCGTGGTGGTGAGCTACAGCGACCCGACGGCGATCAAGCTACCGGTCTATGGCCGCACCCAACTGACCGGCACTCTGCCGGCCGGGACTTATACCGACGTAGTGCAAGTGACGGTGACCTGGTGA
- a CDS encoding spore coat U domain-containing protein encodes MRTNLTHCILAGLGLAMAAHSHAATVTGTISSTLTLTAACQVNGSGGTSGLNFGALNFGTQDALFTTANGQVLGGGGGAMSILCSAGTVPAIRVRAGSHDGQSAGGTRALADGSGNFVPYDFYTDAGHTQLLAIDGTITLPTSTGVAQTVNLYGQARGKAGLPAGVYTDTVAVELSF; translated from the coding sequence ATGCGAACGAACCTGACCCATTGCATCCTCGCCGGCCTTGGCCTGGCCATGGCAGCCCACAGCCACGCAGCCACGGTAACCGGCACCATCAGTTCGACCCTGACGCTGACGGCCGCCTGCCAGGTCAATGGCAGCGGCGGCACCTCGGGGCTGAACTTCGGCGCCCTCAACTTCGGCACCCAGGACGCCTTGTTCACCACCGCCAATGGCCAGGTGCTCGGCGGCGGCGGGGGGGCCATGAGCATCCTCTGCTCGGCCGGCACGGTGCCGGCGATCCGCGTGCGAGCCGGCAGTCACGATGGCCAGTCGGCCGGCGGCACCCGGGCGCTTGCCGATGGCAGCGGCAACTTCGTGCCCTACGACTTCTACACCGACGCCGGCCACACTCAGCTGCTGGCCATCGACGGCACCATCACCCTGCCGACCAGTACCGGCGTGGCACAGACCGTCAACCTGTATGGCCAGGCCCGCGGCAAGGCCGGCCTGCCGGCAGGGGTGTACACCGACACGGTGGCAGTCGAGCTGTCGTTCTGA
- a CDS encoding spore coat U domain-containing protein, with the protein MNRSSILLLSLGPLLLPAATVHGTTTGFIQARLVISAACQIDSGDQPPATLGNPGLMDFGDRGPNWDQPLRTRVDEAGGEGSLQISCTPEVRAFNVRINGGLNGSDGVRRLSNGRETIPYQLAVDPGGNSRYGIGQARAFTIRGTEQIPIPIYGVVVAQPRALPAGLYRDTLRVTLDW; encoded by the coding sequence ATGAACCGCTCTTCTATCCTGTTGCTCAGCCTCGGCCCACTGCTGTTGCCTGCAGCAACCGTGCATGGCACCACCACCGGTTTCATCCAGGCACGCCTGGTGATCAGCGCCGCCTGCCAGATCGACAGCGGCGACCAGCCGCCGGCCACCTTGGGCAACCCCGGCCTGATGGACTTCGGCGACCGCGGCCCGAACTGGGATCAGCCACTGCGCACCCGCGTCGACGAGGCGGGGGGTGAGGGCAGCCTGCAAATCAGCTGTACGCCCGAAGTCAGGGCTTTCAACGTGCGTATCAACGGCGGCCTCAACGGCAGCGATGGCGTGCGGCGCTTGAGCAACGGGCGCGAAACCATTCCTTATCAGTTGGCGGTCGACCCAGGCGGCAACAGCCGTTACGGCATCGGCCAGGCGCGCGCCTTCACCATCAGGGGCACCGAACAGATTCCGATCCCCATCTACGGCGTAGTGGTGGCGCAACCGCGCGCGCTGCCTGCCGGGCTGTACCGCGACACCTTGAGAGTGACCCTGGACTGGTAA
- a CDS encoding spore coat U domain-containing protein yields the protein MTERFLAALLGLSLSGLAGAADFLVDVRVLVQRGCMLVGQQRDAGAQALGQIDLGATARLDGPGAPLGGVLLGNRPPRLECNPDTPYQVRIDGGQHGGVGELRFLASSDAKARPIPYRLYRDAAWRDPVVVGEAHAARVPDSGSVELPLYARIDKLAWVPRAGQYADLLKVTVTW from the coding sequence GTGACGGAACGCTTTTTGGCCGCGCTGTTAGGCCTGTCGTTGAGCGGCTTGGCGGGGGCGGCAGATTTTCTCGTGGACGTGCGTGTGCTGGTGCAACGCGGTTGCATGCTGGTCGGTCAGCAACGCGATGCGGGCGCGCAGGCCCTGGGTCAGATCGACCTGGGCGCGACGGCGCGCCTGGATGGCCCCGGCGCTCCACTGGGCGGCGTGTTGCTCGGCAACCGCCCGCCACGCCTTGAGTGCAACCCTGACACGCCTTATCAAGTCCGCATCGACGGCGGCCAGCACGGCGGCGTCGGCGAATTGCGTTTCCTTGCCAGCAGCGATGCCAAGGCCCGGCCGATTCCCTATCGTCTTTACCGCGACGCGGCCTGGCGTGACCCGGTAGTGGTCGGCGAGGCCCACGCGGCGCGCGTGCCGGACAGCGGCAGTGTCGAGCTGCCGCTCTATGCCCGAATCGACAAACTGGCTTGGGTGCCCCGCGCCGGGCAGTACGCCGACCTGCTCAAAGTCACGGTCACCTGGTAG
- a CDS encoding ATP-binding protein: MTGAYSLSTADKLLAEAVERCAQEPIQVPGSIQPQGFMLVLEEPGLRIVQASENAERWLGIPAQALLGCSFAEVVSASFDLRAQLARLPSEQVFPFHLGDVRLRPDAPFNNKLRLLTHRHDQVLIAEFEPLGLPTELSDHGDYYPLVREFVGSLNTASDLQALLQQTVQQLKRITGFGRVKAYRFDAEGNGQVLAEVADAGYPCYLGLCFPASDIPRQARELYRVNRIRVIEDANYQASPLVPAVNPRTGKPLDMSFAALRSVSPVHLQYMRNMGTLASMSLSIVVDGQLWGLVSCHHAQPRQVDLRTRTACELLASVLSLQIESRESHANTQQLLDLRQHIVRMISSMADHDSVSDGLRALPEVLLDFAGASGAAVISAERCDLFGTTPPAAQVNALVDWLAERGDETVFHSDNVRRDIDALPELAAHVGGVLAVAISQIHSHYLVWFRPEQVRTVNWAGRPDKQIGPQGALNPRHSFEHWQEQVSGYCQAWDPLIIEGVLELRSAVLGIVLRKAEELAQLTNELRHSNKELEAFSYSVSHDLRAPLRHIAGYTELLSEIEGQGMSERGRRFLAHIEEAARFAGSLVDNLLNFSQMGRSALRLSDVDLNALVETIRQELAPDYEGRDVIWAIDPLPKVYGDPAFINLALHNLIANALKYTRERSQARIEIGAREHKGETEVYIRDNGVGFDMAYANKLFGVFQRLHRMEDFEGTGIGLASVRRIIERHDGRVWAEGQVGQGACFHFTLPRHPETN; this comes from the coding sequence ATGACAGGAGCGTATTCATTGAGCACCGCAGACAAGCTACTCGCCGAAGCCGTGGAACGCTGCGCCCAGGAGCCGATCCAGGTGCCAGGCAGCATCCAGCCGCAGGGCTTCATGCTGGTGCTGGAAGAACCGGGCCTGCGGATTGTCCAGGCCAGCGAAAACGCCGAACGCTGGTTGGGCATACCTGCTCAGGCGCTGCTAGGTTGCAGCTTCGCCGAGGTGGTCAGCGCCAGCTTCGACCTGCGGGCCCAGCTCGCTCGCCTTCCGAGTGAACAGGTCTTCCCCTTTCACCTCGGCGATGTGCGCTTGCGCCCGGATGCCCCCTTCAACAACAAGCTGCGCTTGCTGACCCACCGCCACGACCAGGTGCTGATCGCCGAATTCGAACCCCTGGGCTTACCCACCGAACTCAGCGACCACGGCGACTACTACCCGCTGGTAAGGGAATTCGTCGGCAGCCTGAACACTGCCAGCGACCTGCAGGCACTGCTGCAGCAGACCGTGCAACAGCTCAAGCGCATCACCGGCTTCGGGCGGGTAAAGGCCTACCGCTTCGATGCCGAAGGCAACGGCCAGGTGCTGGCCGAAGTGGCCGACGCCGGTTACCCGTGCTACCTGGGCCTGTGCTTTCCGGCGTCCGACATCCCGCGTCAGGCCCGCGAGCTGTACCGGGTCAACCGCATCCGGGTGATCGAGGATGCCAACTACCAGGCCTCACCCTTGGTGCCCGCCGTGAACCCGCGCACCGGCAAACCGCTGGACATGAGCTTCGCCGCCTTGCGCAGCGTGTCACCGGTACACCTGCAATACATGCGCAACATGGGCACCCTGGCCTCGATGTCGCTGTCGATCGTGGTCGACGGGCAGCTCTGGGGCCTGGTGTCATGCCACCACGCGCAACCGCGCCAAGTCGACCTGCGCACCCGCACGGCGTGCGAACTGCTGGCCAGCGTACTGTCGCTGCAGATCGAATCGCGCGAGTCCCACGCCAATACCCAGCAACTGCTCGACCTGCGCCAGCACATCGTGCGAATGATTTCTTCCATGGCCGACCACGACAGTGTCAGCGATGGCTTGCGCGCCCTGCCCGAGGTGCTGCTGGATTTTGCCGGAGCCAGCGGCGCCGCGGTGATCTCCGCCGAGCGCTGCGACCTGTTCGGCACGACCCCGCCCGCCGCCCAGGTCAATGCCCTGGTCGACTGGCTGGCCGAGCGGGGTGATGAAACGGTATTCCACAGTGACAATGTGCGCCGCGATATCGACGCACTGCCGGAACTGGCCGCACATGTCGGCGGCGTGCTGGCGGTGGCGATCTCGCAGATCCATTCGCACTACCTGGTGTGGTTCCGCCCAGAGCAGGTACGCACCGTGAACTGGGCCGGGCGGCCCGACAAGCAGATCGGCCCGCAAGGCGCGCTGAACCCCCGGCACAGCTTCGAGCATTGGCAGGAACAGGTCAGCGGCTACTGCCAGGCCTGGGATCCGCTGATCATCGAAGGCGTGCTGGAACTGCGCAGTGCCGTGCTCGGCATTGTGTTGCGCAAAGCCGAGGAGCTGGCGCAACTGACCAACGAGTTGCGCCACTCCAACAAGGAACTCGAGGCCTTCTCCTACAGTGTGTCCCACGATCTGCGTGCGCCGTTGCGGCACATTGCCGGCTACACCGAGCTGCTCAGCGAGATCGAAGGCCAAGGCATGAGCGAACGCGGCCGCCGCTTCCTCGCCCATATCGAGGAAGCGGCCCGCTTCGCCGGCAGCCTGGTGGACAACCTGCTGAACTTCTCGCAGATGGGCCGCTCGGCCCTGCGCCTGTCGGATGTCGACCTCAATGCCCTGGTCGAAACCATTCGCCAGGAACTGGCGCCGGACTACGAGGGCCGCGACGTCATCTGGGCGATCGACCCGCTGCCCAAGGTGTACGGTGACCCGGCCTTCATCAACCTGGCCCTGCATAACCTGATTGCCAATGCCCTCAAGTACACCCGCGAGCGTTCGCAGGCGCGCATCGAAATCGGCGCGCGCGAGCACAAGGGGGAAACCGAGGTCTATATTCGCGATAATGGCGTCGGCTTCGACATGGCCTACGCCAACAAATTGTTCGGTGTGTTCCAGCGCCTGCACCGCATGGAGGACTTCGAAGGCACCGGGATCGGCCTGGCCAGCGTGCGCCGGATCATCGAGCGCCACGACGGCCGCGTCTGGGCCGAAGGCCAGGTCGGCCAGGGCGCGTGTTTTCATTTCACCCTTCCCCGTCATCCAGAAACAAACTGA
- a CDS encoding response regulator: MLKPILLVEDNPRDLELTLLALERSQLANEVIVLRDGAEALDYLLRRNAYADRDDGNPAVLLLDLKLPKVDGLEVLREVRATAELRSIPTVMLTSSREEPDLERAYELGVNAYVVKPVEFKEFVAAISDLGVFWAVLNEPPPGSLRLNRRGSN; this comes from the coding sequence ATGCTTAAACCCATCCTGCTGGTAGAAGACAACCCTCGGGACCTGGAGCTGACGCTCCTGGCCCTGGAGCGCAGCCAGTTGGCCAACGAAGTCATCGTCCTGCGTGACGGTGCCGAAGCGCTCGACTACCTGCTGCGCCGCAATGCCTACGCCGACCGTGACGACGGCAACCCCGCAGTGCTGCTGCTGGACCTGAAACTGCCGAAGGTCGACGGCCTGGAGGTGCTCAGGGAAGTGCGCGCCACCGCCGAACTGCGCAGCATCCCCACGGTGATGCTGACCTCCTCGCGCGAGGAGCCCGACCTTGAGCGCGCCTATGAACTGGGGGTCAACGCCTACGTGGTCAAGCCCGTGGAATTCAAGGAATTCGTCGCCGCCATCTCCGACCTCGGGGTGTTCTGGGCCGTGCTTAACGAACCGCCCCCCGGCTCACTGCGCCTGAACCGGCGTGGCAGTAACTGA